The following are from one region of the Hymenobacter radiodurans genome:
- the ade gene encoding adenine deaminase, translated as MPAEFSLRANVVNLFANTITPATIYVAGGQIQRIEPLSSPVPDPALPYALPGFVDAHVHVESSLLVPAEFARLAVVHGTVATVSDPHEIGNVLGTAGVEYMLASGRTVPFKFCFGAPSCVPATPFETAGAVISAQDIEQLFQNPEIGYLAEMMNWPGVLHNDPDVAAKIGLAQRYGRPVDGHAPGLRGQDAQRYAAAGISTDHECFTADEARDKLAVGMKILIREGSAARNFEALIDLLPEHHENMMFCSDDKHPDTLVLGHINQLVQRAVARGQEVLKVLRVACLNPVLHYNLPVGLLREGDSADFIVVDDLTDFRVRQTYVGGKLVAENGQTLIPAAPVAVVNNFHAQLFTAEDFQVTAPQKAPQAQQTEIRVIECFDGQLITARHDLPANVENGLVVPDVAHDILKLTVVNRYEVAPPAVAFITGFGLKRGALASSVGHDSHNITAVGTDDESIARAVNLVIEAKGGLAAVGGNLEEILLPLPVAGLMSDQDGYRVAEAYAAVDALAKELGSPLAAPFMTLSFMALLVIPSLKLSDKGLFDGEAFQFVEAVV; from the coding sequence ATGCCCGCCGAATTCAGCCTGCGCGCCAACGTCGTTAATCTGTTTGCTAACACCATTACTCCGGCTACCATTTACGTGGCTGGGGGGCAAATTCAGCGCATTGAACCCCTCTCCTCTCCCGTTCCTGATCCGGCGCTGCCATATGCGTTGCCGGGGTTTGTGGATGCTCATGTGCACGTGGAAAGCTCCCTGCTCGTGCCCGCCGAGTTTGCCCGCCTAGCGGTGGTACATGGCACCGTAGCCACCGTCTCCGATCCGCACGAAATCGGGAATGTGCTCGGCACTGCGGGCGTGGAATATATGCTGGCGAGTGGGCGCACCGTGCCGTTTAAATTTTGCTTCGGCGCCCCTTCCTGCGTGCCCGCTACACCTTTCGAAACGGCTGGGGCTGTTATATCGGCTCAGGATATTGAGCAGCTATTTCAGAACCCCGAAATCGGCTATCTAGCCGAAATGATGAACTGGCCCGGCGTGCTGCACAACGACCCTGATGTAGCAGCCAAAATTGGCTTGGCCCAGCGCTACGGTCGCCCCGTAGACGGCCACGCACCCGGCTTGCGCGGCCAGGATGCCCAGCGCTACGCCGCAGCCGGCATCAGCACCGATCATGAGTGCTTCACCGCTGATGAAGCTCGCGACAAGCTGGCCGTGGGCATGAAGATTCTTATCCGGGAAGGCTCCGCGGCCCGCAATTTTGAAGCACTGATTGACCTGCTACCGGAACACCACGAGAACATGATGTTCTGTTCCGACGACAAGCACCCGGACACGCTTGTTCTAGGTCACATCAATCAGTTAGTACAGCGGGCCGTAGCGCGCGGTCAGGAGGTTCTGAAAGTACTGCGCGTAGCTTGTTTGAACCCAGTATTGCACTACAACTTGCCCGTAGGTTTGCTGCGCGAGGGCGATTCCGCCGACTTTATCGTGGTCGATGACTTAACTGATTTCCGAGTGCGCCAAACGTATGTGGGGGGCAAATTGGTAGCCGAAAACGGCCAAACGCTTATTCCCGCCGCGCCGGTTGCTGTTGTTAATAACTTCCACGCGCAGCTTTTCACAGCTGAAGATTTTCAAGTGACTGCGCCTCAAAAAGCCCCCCAGGCACAGCAAACCGAGATTCGCGTGATTGAGTGCTTCGACGGTCAGCTTATCACCGCCCGCCACGACTTACCCGCCAACGTTGAAAATGGCCTTGTCGTGCCCGACGTAGCACACGACATACTAAAGCTCACTGTTGTAAACCGTTATGAAGTTGCGCCGCCAGCGGTAGCCTTTATCACAGGCTTTGGTTTGAAGCGTGGCGCCTTGGCCTCCAGTGTCGGCCACGATTCGCACAATATTACCGCAGTCGGCACCGATGATGAGAGTATTGCCCGAGCAGTAAACTTGGTTATCGAAGCAAAAGGCGGGCTGGCGGCTGTGGGGGGCAATTTGGAGGAAATACTCCTCCCTTTACCCGTAGCTGGCCTCATGTCCGATCAGGATGGCTACCGGGTAGCCGAAGCGTATGCTGCCGTCGATGCACTGGCCAAAGAGTTAGGCTCACCGCTGGCCGCGCCCTTTATGACCTTGTCCTTCATGGCTTTGCTAGTAATTCCCAGCCTGAAGCTCAGCGACAAAGGCTTATTTGATGGGGAGGCTTTCCAGTTTGTGGAAGCCGTGGTATAA
- a CDS encoding response regulator — MTVTKKLRNIVLVDDNETTCFLNNRLLSRLDVADNVLVFTRAQQAYDFFWGEGRNLVDPIPNETPALIFVDLKMPGMDGFEFLQRYSALPEEVKARTVLAVLTTSMHAADTARVAQYPDVEYLAKPLTEEKLNKLMSKRFAEV, encoded by the coding sequence ATGACCGTGACTAAAAAGCTGCGCAATATCGTGCTGGTGGATGATAACGAGACCACCTGTTTCCTGAACAATCGCTTGCTCAGCCGCCTCGATGTGGCCGATAACGTGTTAGTTTTTACCCGTGCCCAGCAGGCTTACGATTTCTTCTGGGGTGAAGGTCGCAACCTTGTTGATCCCATTCCCAATGAAACGCCTGCCTTAATTTTCGTTGATTTGAAGATGCCGGGCATGGATGGTTTTGAGTTTTTGCAACGCTACAGCGCTCTGCCCGAGGAAGTGAAGGCGCGCACGGTACTAGCCGTACTGACTACCTCCATGCACGCCGCCGACACCGCTCGCGTAGCGCAGTATCCAGATGTGGAATATTTGGCTAAGCCGCTCACCGAGGAGAAGCTGAACAAGCTGATGAGTAAGCGTTTTGCGGAGGTATAA
- the sucD gene encoding succinate--CoA ligase subunit alpha, whose product MSVLVNKDSKVIVQGFTGSEGSFHAQQMIEYGTNVVGGVTPGKGGTTHLDRPVFNTVAEAVEQAGADTSIIFVPPAFAADAIMEAADAGIKVIVTITEGIPTKDMIAVKEYLKGRDGLRMIGPNCPGVMTAGECKVGIMPGFIFTKGKIGIVSKSGTLTYEAVDQLTKAGLGQTTAIGIGGDPIIGTTTKEAVELLMNDPETEGIVMIGEIGGGMEAEAARWIKETGNKKPVVGFIAGQTAPPGRRMGHAGAIVGGADDTAAAKMAIMRECGIHVVDSPAEIGDTMLRVLQGEKVTA is encoded by the coding sequence ATGAGCGTTCTGGTCAATAAGGATTCTAAAGTGATTGTGCAGGGCTTCACGGGCTCCGAAGGCTCGTTTCATGCTCAGCAGATGATTGAATACGGCACCAACGTGGTTGGCGGCGTAACGCCCGGCAAAGGCGGCACTACCCACCTCGACCGTCCTGTGTTCAACACCGTGGCTGAAGCCGTGGAGCAAGCCGGTGCCGACACGAGCATTATTTTCGTGCCCCCAGCTTTCGCCGCCGATGCTATCATGGAAGCCGCCGACGCGGGCATCAAAGTCATCGTGACCATCACCGAAGGCATCCCGACCAAGGACATGATTGCGGTAAAGGAGTACCTGAAAGGCCGCGACGGTTTGCGCATGATTGGGCCAAACTGCCCCGGCGTAATGACCGCCGGCGAGTGCAAAGTGGGCATCATGCCCGGCTTTATCTTCACCAAAGGCAAAATCGGTATCGTGTCTAAGTCGGGCACGCTGACCTATGAGGCTGTTGACCAACTCACCAAGGCCGGCCTCGGCCAGACCACGGCTATCGGCATCGGCGGCGACCCCATCATCGGCACGACCACTAAAGAAGCGGTGGAGCTGCTCATGAACGACCCCGAAACCGAAGGCATCGTGATGATCGGTGAAATTGGTGGTGGCATGGAAGCAGAAGCTGCTCGCTGGATCAAAGAAACCGGCAACAAAAAGCCCGTGGTAGGCTTCATTGCTGGTCAAACTGCACCTCCCGGCCGTCGCATGGGCCACGCTGGTGCCATCGTAGGCGGCGCCGATGATACGGCAGCGGCCAAAATGGCCATCATGCGCGAGTGCGGCATCCACGTAGTTGACTCACCCGCTGAGATTGGCGACACGATGCTCCGCGTACTACAAGGCGAGAAAGTCACTGCATAG
- a CDS encoding mercuric reductase, with translation MPDSYDVVIIGSGQAGNPLATALADAGRRVVLIEEYLLGGSCINYGCSPVKTMLASAERAHQVRTAATFGVQSHAPHVDMAAVVARKDEVIGAMREGVRSNLTQERPGITVLAGRAVFTGPRSLRVAMESGPEKQVTAPLIFINTGTRAAIPEVEGLAETGFLTTTELLDLKELPEHLLILGGGYIGLEFGQMFRRFGSRVTIIESGAQVLEHEDEDVCATLQELLEAEGVAFVLGAEAYRAAKGAGGQITVTARTRTGERRLSGTHLLIATGRTPNSDKLNLAAAGVRVDEKGYIEVNSRLQTNVRGVYALGDVHGGPQFTHLSYDDYRIVRDALLGGKSRSAKQRPLPYTVFTDPQLGRIGLSEEQAREKNIAYRVAVMPVSTIGRARETGRLGGFFKVMVDDKDQIIGAAILCAEGGEIMTMLQLAMTGKLKYQVLQEMIFAHPLWAEALNNAFTKLEKPKK, from the coding sequence ATGCCTGATTCCTATGATGTTGTGATAATTGGCTCGGGCCAAGCCGGCAATCCATTGGCTACCGCCTTGGCCGACGCCGGCCGGCGGGTGGTGCTGATCGAGGAGTATTTGCTGGGCGGCTCGTGCATAAACTATGGCTGCTCCCCCGTCAAAACGATGCTAGCCTCGGCCGAGCGCGCCCATCAAGTGCGCACTGCCGCCACCTTTGGCGTACAAAGCCATGCGCCGCACGTTGATATGGCCGCCGTGGTAGCCCGCAAAGATGAGGTCATTGGCGCGATGCGCGAAGGCGTACGCAGCAACCTCACCCAAGAGCGCCCCGGCATTACCGTACTGGCCGGGCGAGCTGTCTTTACAGGGCCCCGCAGTTTGCGCGTAGCCATGGAAAGCGGCCCCGAAAAACAGGTAACCGCGCCGCTCATCTTTATCAATACCGGCACCCGGGCTGCTATTCCGGAGGTAGAGGGCTTGGCTGAAACTGGCTTTCTCACCACCACCGAGCTACTCGATCTGAAGGAATTACCTGAGCATCTGCTGATTCTAGGTGGCGGCTATATCGGGTTGGAGTTTGGGCAAATGTTCCGGCGCTTCGGCAGCCGCGTCACCATTATCGAATCGGGCGCACAAGTGCTGGAGCATGAGGATGAAGACGTGTGCGCCACCTTGCAGGAATTGTTGGAGGCCGAGGGCGTTGCGTTTGTACTTGGTGCGGAGGCTTACCGTGCAGCCAAAGGTGCTGGGGGGCAAATTACCGTTACGGCCCGCACCCGCACTGGCGAGCGACGCCTAAGCGGCACTCACCTGCTCATTGCCACCGGCCGCACGCCCAACTCGGATAAGCTAAATCTGGCCGCCGCTGGCGTGAGGGTTGACGAGAAAGGCTACATCGAGGTAAACAGCCGCCTCCAAACCAACGTGCGCGGCGTGTATGCCCTGGGCGACGTGCACGGCGGCCCCCAGTTTACCCATCTCAGCTACGACGACTACCGCATCGTCCGCGACGCGCTGCTGGGGGGCAAATCACGCTCCGCCAAGCAGCGCCCCCTACCCTACACCGTTTTTACTGATCCGCAGCTGGGGCGTATTGGCTTGTCGGAAGAGCAGGCTCGCGAGAAAAATATTGCCTACCGCGTGGCTGTGATGCCTGTTTCAACTATAGGTCGGGCTCGCGAAACCGGCCGCCTGGGGGGCTTTTTTAAGGTAATGGTCGACGACAAAGACCAGATTATCGGAGCCGCTATTCTCTGCGCGGAAGGCGGTGAAATCATGACAATGCTGCAACTAGCCATGACGGGCAAGCTCAAATATCAAGTGCTACAGGAAATGATATTTGCGCACCCGCTGTGGGCCGAAGCACTGAATAACGCGTTTACGAA